The following proteins are encoded in a genomic region of Mycolicibacterium rutilum:
- a CDS encoding RNA-binding S4 domain-containing protein — translation MTYPGDGGEPLDVPIRDGAIRLGQFLKLAGLIDSGADAKTVIADGQVSVNGEVEQRRGRQLRHDDVVVFSGRSARVVDG, via the coding sequence GCGAGCCGCTCGACGTCCCGATCCGGGACGGCGCAATCCGACTCGGCCAGTTCCTCAAGCTCGCCGGGCTCATCGACTCCGGCGCCGACGCCAAGACCGTCATCGCCGACGGGCAGGTCAGCGTGAACGGCGAGGTCGAACAGCGGCGCGGCAGACAGCTGCGCCACGACGATGTGGTGGTGTTCTCCGGCCGCAGCGCCCGCGTCGTCGATGGGTGA